In Citrobacter sp. RHB25-C09, the following proteins share a genomic window:
- a CDS encoding YqjK-like family protein, translating into MSDKAERAKRKAQLLSTIQQQRLDLSASRRDWLEATGAYDRGWNTLLSFRSWALVGSSVMAIWTIRHPNMLVRWARRGFGAWTAWRLFKKTLNSSVG; encoded by the coding sequence GTGAGCGATAAAGCCGAACGTGCAAAACGTAAGGCCCAATTGCTTAGCACGATCCAACAGCAGCGGTTGGATCTTTCAGCCAGTCGTCGTGACTGGCTGGAAGCCACTGGCGCTTACGATCGAGGCTGGAACACGCTGCTGAGCTTCCGCTCGTGGGCGCTGGTTGGCAGCAGCGTAATGGCAATCTGGACCATACGCCACCCAAATATGCTGGTCCGCTGGGCACGGCGCGGATTTGGCGCATGGACAGCCTGGCGGCTGTTTAAAAAGACGCTGAATTCGTCGGTCGGATAA
- the exuR gene encoding transcriptional regulator ExuR, with translation MEITEPRRLYQQLAADLKERIEQGVYLVGDKLPAERFIADEKNVSRTVVREAIIMLEVEGFVEVRKGSGIHVISNQSRHQQTHDDSMEFANYGPFELLQARQLIESNIAEFAATQVTKQDIMKLMEIQEHARNEKCFRDSEWDLQFHIQVALATQNSALAAIVEKMWTQRSHNPYWKKLHEHIDSRTVDNWCDDHDQILKALIRKDPNAAKLAMWQHLENTKIMLFNETSDDFEFNADRYLFAENPVVHLDTATNAAK, from the coding sequence ATGGAAATCACTGAACCACGACGTTTGTATCAACAACTCGCTGCTGACCTGAAAGAACGCATTGAACAGGGCGTCTATCTGGTGGGCGACAAACTTCCCGCTGAACGCTTTATTGCCGATGAAAAAAACGTGAGCCGCACAGTGGTTCGTGAAGCCATCATCATGCTGGAAGTGGAAGGGTTTGTTGAGGTGCGCAAAGGTTCCGGCATCCATGTCATTTCCAACCAGTCGCGCCACCAGCAAACGCATGATGATTCGATGGAGTTTGCCAATTATGGTCCCTTCGAACTGCTACAGGCTCGCCAGCTCATTGAAAGTAATATTGCGGAGTTTGCGGCGACGCAGGTCACCAAGCAGGACATCATGAAACTCATGGAGATTCAGGAGCATGCACGCAACGAAAAATGCTTCCGCGACTCCGAATGGGATCTTCAGTTCCATATTCAGGTAGCGTTAGCCACGCAGAACTCCGCGCTGGCGGCCATTGTTGAAAAAATGTGGACTCAGCGCAGCCATAACCCGTACTGGAAGAAACTGCACGAACATATCGACTCACGCACGGTTGATAACTGGTGTGACGACCACGATCAAATCCTTAAAGCACTGATTCGTAAAGATCCAAATGCAGCCAAGCTGGCGATGTGGCAGCATCTTGAGAACACTAAAATCATGCTGTTTAACGAAACCAGCGACGATTTTGAATTCAATGCCGATCGTTACCTTTTTGCCGAAAATCCGGTGGTTCATCTCGATACGGCGACTAACGCGGCAAAATAA
- a CDS encoding phage holin family protein: protein MADSHHAQGPGKSVLGIGQRIVTILVEMVETRLRLAVVELEEEKANLFQLLLMLGLTMLFAAFGLMSLMVLIIWAVDPQYRLNAMIATTVVLLVLALIGGIWTLRKSRKSTLLRHTRHELENDRQLLEEESRER, encoded by the coding sequence ATGGCGGATTCTCATCACGCACAAGGCCCCGGCAAGAGCGTTCTGGGCATCGGGCAGCGGATTGTCACCATCCTCGTGGAGATGGTCGAAACCCGGCTGCGTCTGGCCGTCGTTGAACTTGAGGAAGAAAAAGCCAACCTCTTTCAACTATTGCTGATGCTGGGACTGACCATGCTGTTTGCGGCGTTTGGCTTGATGAGTCTGATGGTGCTCATCATCTGGGCCGTAGACCCGCAGTATCGGCTGAATGCGATGATTGCCACCACGGTCGTGCTTCTGGTCCTGGCGTTAATTGGCGGCATATGGACGTTGCGTAAGTCGCGCAAATCCACCCTGCTACGCCATACGCGCCATGAACTAGAAAACGACAGGCAGCTTCTTGAGGAGGAAAGCCGTGAGCGATAA
- a CDS encoding glutathione S-transferase family protein, producing MGQLVDGVWHDTWYDTQSTGGKFQRSVSAFRHWLTADGEPGPSGVGGFAAEKDRYHLYVSLACPWAHRTLILRKLKGLEPFISVSVVHPLMLENGWTFDDSFPAATGDTLYQHEYLYQLYLHADPHYSGRVTVPVLWDKKNHTIVSNESAEIIRMFNTAFDALGAKAGDYYPPELRSKIDELNHWIYDNINNGVYKAGFATSQQAYDEAVNNVFTHLARVEKILGQHRYLTGDRLTEADIRLWTTLIRFDPVYVTHFKCDKHRISDYLNLYGFLRDIYQMPGIAETVNFDHIRNHYFRSHKTINPTGIISIGPWQDLNEPHGRDSRFA from the coding sequence ATGGGACAACTTGTTGACGGCGTCTGGCATGATACCTGGTACGACACCCAATCTACCGGGGGCAAATTTCAACGCTCAGTGTCGGCTTTTCGTCACTGGCTCACTGCGGATGGCGAACCTGGGCCTTCCGGCGTTGGCGGTTTCGCCGCTGAAAAAGACCGCTACCATCTGTACGTTTCACTCGCCTGTCCGTGGGCGCACCGCACGCTAATTCTGCGCAAGCTCAAAGGACTGGAACCGTTTATTTCGGTTTCTGTCGTCCACCCCTTGATGCTGGAAAATGGCTGGACCTTTGATGACAGTTTCCCGGCGGCCACGGGCGATACGCTGTATCAGCATGAATATCTGTATCAGCTTTATTTGCATGCCGACCCTCATTACAGCGGGCGCGTTACCGTGCCAGTGCTATGGGATAAAAAAAACCACACCATTGTCAGCAACGAATCCGCTGAAATTATTCGCATGTTCAATACTGCGTTTGATGCTCTGGGAGCAAAAGCCGGAGACTACTACCCGCCGGAACTGCGTTCCAAAATCGACGAACTCAATCACTGGATTTATGACAACATCAACAATGGCGTCTATAAAGCCGGTTTTGCAACCAGCCAGCAGGCCTATGATGAGGCGGTGAATAATGTATTCACCCATCTTGCCCGGGTGGAGAAGATCCTCGGACAGCATCGCTACCTGACAGGGGATCGGCTAACGGAAGCAGACATTCGCCTGTGGACTACCCTGATCCGCTTTGATCCGGTCTACGTCACCCATTTTAAATGCGACAAACATCGCATCAGCGACTATCTCAATCTTTATGGTTTCCTGCGCGACATTTATCAAATGCCGGGCATTGCGGAGACGGTCAACTTCGACCATATACGCAACCACTACTTCCGCAGCCATAAAACCATTAACCCGACGGGCATTATTTCCATCGGACCGTGGCAGGATCTTAATGAGCCGCACGGGCGCGACAGTCGCTTTGCCTGA
- a CDS encoding DoxX family protein produces the protein MKKLEDVGVLVARILMPILFISAGWGKITGYAGTQQYMEAMGVPGFMLPLVILLEFGGGLAILFGFLTRTTALFTAGFTLLTAFLFHSNFAEGVNSLMFMKNLTIAGGFLLLGITGPGAFSIDRVLNKKW, from the coding sequence ATGAAAAAATTAGAAGATGTTGGTGTACTGGTAGCACGTATCCTGATGCCAATCCTGTTTATTAGCGCAGGTTGGGGGAAAATCACCGGTTACGCGGGTACGCAACAATATATGGAAGCGATGGGAGTCCCTGGGTTTATGCTGCCGCTGGTTATCCTGCTTGAGTTTGGCGGCGGTCTGGCGATTCTATTTGGTTTCCTGACCCGTACCACCGCACTGTTTACCGCAGGCTTCACGCTGTTGACGGCGTTCCTGTTCCACAGCAACTTTGCTGAAGGCGTAAACTCGCTGATGTTCATGAAAAACCTGACCATCGCAGGCGGCTTCCTGCTGCTGGGCATCACTGGTCCTGGCGCGTTCAGTATCGACCGCGTCCTGAATAAAAAGTGGTAA
- the yhaJ gene encoding DNA-binding transcriptional regulator YhaJ: protein MAKERALTLEALRVMDAIDRRGSFAAAADELGRVPSALSYTMQKLEEELDVVLFDRSGHRTKFTNVGRMLLERGRVLLEAADKLTTDAEALARGWETHLTIVTEALVPTSAFFPLIDRLAGKANTQLSVITEVLAGAWERLEQGRADIVIAPDMHFRSSSEINSRKLYTLMNVYVAAPDHPIHQEPEPLSEVTRVKYRGVAVADTARERPVLTVQLLDKQPRLTVSTIEDKRQALLAGLGVATMPYPLVEKDIAEGRLRVVSPESTTEIDIIMAWRRDSMGEAKSWCLREIPKLFAKK from the coding sequence ATGGCTAAAGAAAGGGCATTAACGCTTGAAGCATTACGCGTAATGGACGCGATAGACCGACGCGGCAGCTTTGCCGCAGCGGCAGATGAGCTGGGGCGTGTACCTTCTGCGCTCAGCTACACCATGCAAAAGCTGGAGGAAGAACTGGACGTGGTGCTGTTTGACCGCTCGGGTCACCGCACCAAATTTACCAACGTTGGCCGTATGCTTCTGGAACGCGGGCGCGTGCTGCTGGAAGCGGCAGATAAGCTCACTACGGATGCGGAAGCGCTGGCGCGCGGGTGGGAAACGCACCTGACCATTGTGACTGAAGCGCTGGTGCCAACGTCGGCATTCTTTCCGCTGATTGATCGACTGGCCGGGAAAGCGAATACCCAACTGTCGGTGATTACCGAGGTGCTGGCTGGGGCATGGGAGCGACTGGAGCAGGGGAGAGCGGATATTGTTATCGCCCCGGATATGCACTTCCGTTCGTCGTCAGAAATTAATTCCCGCAAGCTGTATACCCTGATGAACGTCTATGTTGCAGCACCGGATCATCCTATTCATCAGGAACCAGAACCGTTGTCGGAAGTGACGCGCGTGAAATATCGTGGGGTTGCAGTGGCGGATACTGCGCGTGAGAGGCCGGTATTAACGGTGCAATTGCTGGATAAGCAACCGCGTCTGACCGTCAGTACGATTGAAGATAAGCGTCAGGCGCTGTTAGCCGGATTGGGTGTGGCAACAATGCCTTATCCGCTGGTGGAAAAAGACATTGCCGAAGGGCGCCTGCGGGTGGTGAGCCCGGAGTCGACCACGGAAATTGATATTATTATGGCCTGGCGGCGAGACAGTATGGGCGAGGCGAAATCCTGGTGCCTGCGAGAAATTCCTAAGCTGTTTGCCAAAAAGTAA
- a CDS encoding DUF1090 domain-containing protein has protein sequence MKYRIAFAITLFALSASSYANTLCQEKERDIQREISYAEKHNNQNRINGLKKALSEVKANCTDSKLRAEHQKKIAEQKEEIAERKKDLAEAQQKGDAEKITKRERKLAEAQSELKSLEARDY, from the coding sequence ATGAAATACCGCATCGCTTTCGCTATTACCCTTTTCGCCCTCAGTGCCAGCAGTTATGCCAACACGCTTTGTCAGGAAAAAGAGCGCGACATTCAGCGGGAAATTAGCTATGCCGAGAAACACAATAACCAAAACCGTATCAATGGCTTGAAAAAAGCCCTCAGTGAAGTCAAAGCGAACTGTACTGACAGTAAGCTTCGCGCTGAACATCAGAAAAAAATTGCTGAACAGAAAGAAGAGATTGCTGAACGCAAAAAGGATCTCGCAGAAGCACAACAAAAAGGCGATGCGGAAAAGATTACCAAGCGTGAACGCAAGCTGGCAGAAGCTCAGTCTGAGCTGAAGTCACTTGAAGCGCGTGACTATTAA
- a CDS encoding DUF805 domain-containing protein — MDWYLKVLRNYIGFGGRARRKEYWMFILVNVILTFVLGVLDKLLGWQRAGGEGVLTTLYGILVFLPWWAVQFRRLHDTDRSAWWLLLLLIPVIGWLVIIIFNCQDGTPDENRFGPDPKSLA, encoded by the coding sequence ATGGATTGGTATTTGAAGGTTTTAAGAAATTATATTGGGTTCGGTGGTCGGGCACGACGTAAAGAATACTGGATGTTCATTCTGGTCAACGTCATCCTGACGTTTGTGCTTGGCGTACTGGATAAACTTCTTGGCTGGCAGCGCGCTGGAGGAGAAGGCGTACTGACAACACTATATGGAATCCTGGTATTTTTACCGTGGTGGGCAGTCCAGTTCCGACGTCTGCATGACACCGACCGCAGCGCCTGGTGGTTATTGCTGTTATTGATTCCTGTTATCGGTTGGCTGGTTATTATTATCTTTAACTGCCAGGACGGTACACCCGATGAGAATCGATTTGGCCCGGATCCAAAATCTCTCGCGTAA
- the yqjA gene encoding DedA family general envelope maintenance protein YqjA, producing the protein MELLSQLLNALWAQDFETLANPSMIGMLYFVLFMILFLENGLLPAAFLPGDSLLVLVGVLIAKGAMGYPQTILLLTVAASLGCWLSYIQGRWLGNTRTVQNWLSHLPAHYHQRAHHLFHKHGLSALLIGRFIAFVRTLLPTIAGLSGLNNIRFQFFNWMSGLLWVLILTTLGYLLGKTPVFLKYEDQLMSCLMLLPVVLLVFGLAGSLVVLWKKKYRNRG; encoded by the coding sequence ATGGAACTTTTGTCCCAATTACTGAATGCTCTGTGGGCGCAGGATTTTGAAACCCTGGCCAATCCTTCCATGATTGGCATGCTCTATTTTGTGTTATTTATGATTTTGTTCCTCGAAAACGGCTTGTTACCCGCGGCCTTTTTACCGGGTGACAGCTTACTGGTGTTAGTTGGCGTCCTGATAGCTAAGGGGGCCATGGGCTACCCGCAAACAATCCTCTTGCTTACCGTCGCGGCGAGCCTGGGCTGCTGGCTGAGCTATATCCAGGGCCGCTGGTTAGGAAATACGCGAACCGTCCAAAACTGGCTGTCGCATTTGCCCGCGCATTACCATCAGCGCGCCCACCATCTGTTTCATAAACATGGTCTTTCCGCGCTGTTGATTGGTCGTTTTATTGCCTTTGTCCGCACCCTGCTCCCGACCATTGCCGGCTTATCGGGTCTTAACAATATTCGCTTTCAGTTCTTTAACTGGATGAGTGGGCTGCTGTGGGTGCTGATCCTGACAACGCTGGGCTATCTGTTAGGCAAGACACCGGTGTTCCTCAAGTATGAAGATCAGTTAATGTCATGCCTGATGCTGCTGCCCGTTGTTCTGTTGGTGTTTGGTCTGGCGGGTTCGCTGGTCGTGTTATGGAAAAAGAAATACCGGAACCGAGGGTAA
- a CDS encoding YqjD family protein, translated as MSKDTSSEHLRAELKSLADTLEEVLSSSGDKSKEELSKIRSKAERALKESRYRLGETGDAIAKQTREAAARADDYVRENPWTGVGIGAAVGLVLGVLLTRR; from the coding sequence ATGTCTAAAGATACCTCATCGGAACATCTGCGTGCTGAGTTGAAATCCCTGGCGGATACGCTTGAAGAGGTGCTGAGCTCCTCTGGCGATAAATCTAAAGAAGAGTTGAGTAAGATCCGCAGCAAGGCCGAGCGTGCGCTGAAAGAAAGCCGTTACCGCCTGGGTGAAACTGGTGATGCCATTGCCAAACAGACCCGTGAAGCGGCAGCGCGCGCTGATGATTACGTTCGCGAAAACCCATGGACCGGCGTCGGTATTGGAGCAGCAGTCGGCCTGGTTCTGGGCGTTCTGCTGACGCGTCGCTAA
- a CDS encoding DUF805 domain-containing protein, with product MNWYIDVLKNYAVFNGRARRKEYWMFVLINMIVSIVLNVIQGVIGLEIPWISIIYMLGVLLPSIGVAIRRLHDTDRSGWWLLISFIPVVGTIVLIVFLCQNGTAGNNRFGADPKAGQIN from the coding sequence ATGAATTGGTATATTGACGTATTAAAAAATTATGCAGTCTTTAATGGCCGTGCGCGCAGAAAAGAGTACTGGATGTTCGTGTTGATTAACATGATCGTCAGTATTGTACTGAACGTAATTCAGGGTGTTATTGGTCTGGAAATTCCATGGATCTCGATCATCTATATGCTGGGTGTGCTGCTGCCGAGCATTGGCGTTGCGATTCGTCGTCTGCATGATACCGATCGCTCCGGTTGGTGGCTGCTTATTTCCTTTATTCCGGTTGTGGGTACCATCGTACTTATCGTGTTCCTGTGCCAGAACGGGACCGCTGGAAACAACCGTTTCGGTGCTGATCCGAAAGCAGGTCAAATTAACTGA
- the mzrA gene encoding EnvZ/OmpR regulon moderator MzrA — translation MLKPRVTIKQLAWSTAFLILMGTLLLVWSAIRQQESTLSIRAVHQGTSMPDGFSIWHHLDANGIQFKSITPQKDTLLITFDSSAQSAAAKVVLDKSLPQGYIIAQLDDDNQAVQWLSRLRDTPHRLG, via the coding sequence ATGCTTAAACCGCGCGTAACGATAAAACAGCTCGCCTGGAGCACCGCGTTTCTGATTCTCATGGGAACGCTGCTGCTGGTATGGTCAGCGATTCGCCAGCAAGAATCCACGCTGTCGATACGTGCTGTACACCAGGGAACCAGCATGCCCGATGGCTTTTCTATCTGGCACCATCTTGATGCCAACGGCATCCAGTTTAAGAGCATTACCCCGCAAAAAGACACCCTCCTGATCACCTTCGATTCCAGCGCTCAGAGTGCGGCCGCCAAAGTCGTACTCGATAAATCCCTCCCGCAAGGCTACATCATTGCCCAGCTAGATGATGACAACCAGGCTGTACAGTGGTTGTCACGTTTACGGGATACCCCTCACCGTTTGGGATAA